Sequence from the Pectobacterium carotovorum genome:
TTTCTGATGATGATGTCGCGCTCTACCAGTTTGATGCTAAGCGCATGCTGGAGTTGAGCGATGTACTGCGTGCAGGCAAGGTGACGCTAAAACAAGGGAAATGGCTGGAAGGGCAGGTTCAGTCTTGTGACGGTACGGTAGTTCGCCCTGATTTTGACAATGATTCGCGTGAATGGATCGCGGAGCAGAAAGTGCATGCAACGCGCCCGCTAAATGTCGCGTGGCTGGAAGCACCGGAAGGGACGCAGTTATTGCTGGTGGTGGAAGATGATGTTTGCCAGTGGGAACCCAAATAGCTATTAGCTATAAAAAACCCGGATTTCTCCGGGCTTCAGTATTTATCAGACAATCGTTATCAGATCGCCTATCAGGCTTGCTCGCGCTCAATGGCTCGATAGCCGATGTCTTTTCGACAGAATACCCCTTGCCACTGAATACCCGCTGCGATTTCGTAAGCGCGCTGCTGCGCTTCAGCGACGGTATTGCCCAGTGCGGTGACGCACAGTACACGGCCGCCGTTGGTAACAACATTAATACCGTTCAGCTTAGTACCAGCATGGAAGACCTTACCATCTTCGGTATCCTGCTGCGGTAAACCGGAAATCACATCACCCGTGTTGTAGTCAGCCGGGTAGCCGCCTGCGGCCAATACCACGCCCAGAGACGGACGTTCATCCCAAACGGAATCTTTCTGGTCTAGCGTGCCGTCACAGGCTGCCAGACACAGTTCCACCAGATCGGAACGCAGACGCAGCATAATTGGCTGTGTTTCTGGATCGCCAAAGCGGCAGTTGAATTCGATCACTTTTGGCTGACCATCGGCAGAAATCATCAGGCCCGCATACAGGAAACCGACGTAGGTATTTCCCTCTGCGGCCATGCCGTTTACGGTTGGCCAAATTACCTGATCCATCACTCGCTGGTGGATTTCATCAGTCACGACCGGGGCTGGAGAATAAGCACCCATTCCGCCAGTATTTGGGCCCGTATCTTTATCCCCAACGCGTTTATGATCCTGACTGGTTGCCATCGGCAGCACATTCTTGCCATCCACCATCACGATGAAGCTGGCTTCTTCGCCATCAAGGAATTCTTCCACCACGATACGGTGTCCGGCATCGCCGAATGCATTTCCTGCCAGCATATCCTGAATGGCGTTTTCTGCTTCCTGCAACGTCATGGCGACAATGACACCTTTACCGGCGGCTAGTCCGTCGGCCTTGATGACGATCGGTGCGCCTTTGCTGCGTACATAGGCCAGCGCGGGTTCAACTTCAGTGAAGTTCTGGTATTCCGCTGTCGGGATGCTGTGGCGTGCCAGAAAATCTTTAGTGAAGGCTTTAGAACCTTCCAGCTGTGCTGCGCCCTGTGTTGGGCCAAAGATTTTTAGGCCTGCACTCTGAAATGCATCAACAACACCAAGAACTAACGGTGTTTCTGGGCCAACGATGGTTAAGTCAATGCGGTTTTCTTGCGCAAAAGCGACGAGCGCTGGAATATCGGTTGCGGCGATATCGACGTTGGTCAGCGCTGGCTCAAGCGCAGTGCCCGCATTTCCCGGAGCGACATAAACGTGTTTTGCCAGAGGGGACTGTGCGGCTTTCCAGGCCAGCGCGTGCTCGCGTCCGCCATTACCAATTACTAAAATGTTCATTTCGGTCAGCTCCAGAATTAATGGCGGAAGTGGCGCATGTCGGTAAAGATCATCGCAATGCCGTGTTCGTTGGCGGCGGCAATGACTTCATCATCGCGAATGGACCCACCAGGTTGGATCACGCAGGTAATGCCAACGGCCGCAGCGGCATCAATGCCATCACGGAATGGGAAGAACGCATCAGATGCCATAGCAGAACCTTTTACCTCCAGCCCTTCATCGCCCGCTTTGATTCCGGCGATTTTTGCTGAATAAACGCGGCTCATCTGACCGGCACCTATTCCGATGGTCATATTGTCGCGTGCATACACAATCGCATTGGATTTAACGAATTTAGCCACTTT
This genomic interval carries:
- the purD gene encoding phosphoribosylamine--glycine ligase, yielding MNILVIGNGGREHALAWKAAQSPLAKHVYVAPGNAGTALEPALTNVDIAATDIPALVAFAQENRIDLTIVGPETPLVLGVVDAFQSAGLKIFGPTQGAAQLEGSKAFTKDFLARHSIPTAEYQNFTEVEPALAYVRSKGAPIVIKADGLAAGKGVIVAMTLQEAENAIQDMLAGNAFGDAGHRIVVEEFLDGEEASFIVMVDGKNVLPMATSQDHKRVGDKDTGPNTGGMGAYSPAPVVTDEIHQRVMDQVIWPTVNGMAAEGNTYVGFLYAGLMISADGQPKVIEFNCRFGDPETQPIMLRLRSDLVELCLAACDGTLDQKDSVWDERPSLGVVLAAGGYPADYNTGDVISGLPQQDTEDGKVFHAGTKLNGINVVTNGGRVLCVTALGNTVAEAQQRAYEIAAGIQWQGVFCRKDIGYRAIEREQA